gcatacacatatatacagcCTGTAAAACCGATACGACTATCACGTTTTGACCACCATCTACACCTCACTTGAATACAatgatcacgatgtttcatTAACATGATTCCTtactttttcagtttttgcATTTGCGGAGCACTGATTTTGACCTTTCCAGGAAGGTTTCTGGCCATAACTTCATCTTTAACTGCCTTCAATAGATCCTTTTCTCGAGGCGTAGTTCCTCTATCTCGCAAAAACATCGCTACAGCAGTTTTTGCAGCTTTGCCTCTTTTCCCAGTTCCTGGAGTTAACTTTACCTTGTATctgtatcaaaaaatataatgataatgtAAACATATTTTGCTCATTTAAGGTAagcaaaattttatgaatcaCTTGAATTTCACGTACTTATAGTTAATAAGAGTATTATAGGGAGCAACTATCGGCACAGCAAATAGTAACTCATCTTCTGCAATTGGCTTGCCAGTCAATTGATCCAACATATCTATTTCCGGAGCTGGTCCCACATCTTCCTCCCCATCTTCTTCGTTATAAGGATTTACTGTCGATACTTTTGGCATATAAGCTGTTCCCTTTTTTTTACCCTGCTGTTTTGGTCCAGAGGgatctttgtttttatttttacgcttATCTTCTTTGGCTGCCCCTGCCGGCTGTAAATTTAAAGACCTGAACTAGCAATTTGTAACAGCTTTTGTACTTCTCAGCCACGAAAAATATCATGTACTTACCTTCAATGCCTCCATCAACCGTCTTCTGTCTTCTTCATCCTgatctttatatttttctttgatttttttcaactttccttTCTGTCCTCTTTTAGGTAATTCGCGATCTTTTTGTTTagattctttttcatttttgttgtCTTGTTTTtcgggtaattttttttcttgatccAGTTTTGACCCATCTTTCTCTTGTTTATTTGTTAATACAACGGGTTTGCCATCCCCAAGGTAAATCACATTCTCTTCTTCTGTGAGCTTATTCTGAGGTTTTGTATCTCTTGTTGTGTTCAAGTGAGGTTTCAATCTATTGcaagtaaaatataaaacataAGTGCAACAAGATAAAAGAATAAACCTAAAAATCTTCAGTGTCTCTCAAAGTTATAAGTACAAGGCAAAATACTAGAAttgatttataaataatttctgttGAGAATCTTACGTTTTACCAGgcagattaatttttatctgtgTGTTCGGAAAGTGTGGTCCTTCGTCAGAATCACTACCACTATCTTTTTCTATTATATCACTTTGTTTATCCGACCTGGATTTATCAGCATCGTTTAATTTCTCCGTTACGTCGGATTCTCCTTCCGCAATTGGTAATAGTTGAGTTTTCTGTGTTGCAGTATCTTCCTCTGtaagaaaagttgaaacaaagcATCGAAAGTTACCATTGTCTCCTCTAAGggtaaacaatattttatcacattaacATTACAACAAGGTAAATATACCCAATTAAATACCTTCATCATTAGAATCACTTTCCAATTCAATCTCGTGATCTGACAATGCATTTGTTTCAGATGTAATATCTTCTTCCAAAGTTCgaacttttctttcatctttatGACGTTCGATAGAACTTTCCTCAAGTCGAAATAAAAAACCCAATCCCATTACAAGCTGACATGgtggtaaataatttttttttccacgtatcATGAATGATCCTGTGGTCAGGTATTCACCGGTTGGTGCTGTTTTTGATACTTGATCACTGTTTACCCACCAGGCACCGGCTACAACTTTTGCCTCCCATGCAAcgctgaaaatgaaaaggtaCTTTGCTCACTCTTACTTCAAGTTTTCCCTTACATGACACTTGCTACTCCACTGCTGTATCACCTGTATGAAACTGCCATAGTCCCTGCCTCTGCCAAAGTCTTTGGCGGTATTGGACCAGTCCcagaattttttactacaatGGAACTGGCCCCAGTTAAATCTGCGTGAACATAAACATCCCCCTGTCGAAGGTACCGTTTTACAATTAGTTCGTTTTGCTGCTGATCTCTGCCACCGATTACTGGAAAAACATTAGCATTAACACtggataaattatttgaaaaccgatgttaattttcaacacatactcaaataattttcagaactGATGAACCAGTAGAACTTTTCAAACCAGTACACTTTTCTTGCTTTATTGATACTGTGTATGGTTTGAACTTCTTTTAATGCTTGTTTAGTTTTCTTCTCTGCAGACTTCAGTGCTTTTCCTTGTGACTCGATTGTCTTTTGCTGTTTCTTTGCTGCTGATCGTTTTTGATCGTAATATCGCCTAGCATTCCCGAACGCTGAATGAGCTAAGTCAACGTCAATAATCATTGGTTTTAACTCAGGTTCATCGTCATCACTTTGGTCACTATTTTCATATGGATCGCTTAGAAGTAAACTGATATGATTCGATTCTAATTTCAGGTGCTTTATAGCAGCCGCAACGGGATCTCCTCTGGCTTGAGCTTCCTTCAAAAGCGTTTCTATATCTGGCCAAGCCATTTGATTGGCCAGAGCACTTTGAATCGCTAAAATAGCATTATCCACTAAAACTTGATTCCGTGTAATCAGTTCCGCTTTCTGCTTATCCATTTCTTGTGTCTTTTCTAAGGATACAAGTCTCTGATCATGGTCCTTTCGAACGTTGTCCAACTTCTTCATAGCTTCCCGTTCCTGCTGTAAAGCTTTCAAGTCCAATTTTTGTCCTTCAAGACCAGAGAAAAATTCGTCTACCGCACGATCGAATGATTCAAATTCTTTAAAGGGGAGGTTTTTGTGCTGTTCGAAAAGCATGGGATGAAATTCTACGTTTGCAAAAATGTAATCTTCTTTTCCATCCTGCGAAGGTCTTGCTTCTTTCTTCTGTGTAATGTAACCCTTGCTTATGCTTTTAATAGCTTCTGTAAAAATCTTGTCAGCCGCCTCAAGAGCAAGAactaattttggaaaatccGTGGCTACATCGAagttttttccaattttacaACTGACTGGGAAACCTGTCTGTAATAGAACATGGTCTATAATAGCAGGACCGAACTCTAAGTGtgggtttaaaatttttttcaatggcTCTCCAGTCTTTCCACTCAACACACATTCATGGATCTGTTCCATTGGTGGCATAGTCGTCAAGCGAGCGCGATCGGatggatatttttctttcacagcGAACCTAAGAGTGTTTTATAATCGTCCGATTATATAcgagttttacaattttataagGAAAGAAACTTCTTTCAGGAATGAAGTTCAATGTTTACTTTGAAGTACATTTAGCAGTATCTCAACACACCTTACTTTCTCTCCCTCGGTGTGAGGCCTCAAGatgtttaaaatattcatctCATTATCGGTAAGCACAATATTCCCACGATCGTACAATTCCAAAATGACATGATACCCTGCTTCTCCTGTGCCAAATTGCATATCTACTATGCGGTCAACTCCCAGCTGCTTCAAGCTCTCGAGacgtttgtttttcaaatgtttaCGCATCTACATAAATTGCCCAAGTATTaggaatttgaataataatgtgTAACTGCacaataaaaatcgaatttcaccTTCATGCTGAAGCCAGAAGGAGCAACATTTTTGGGCCATTCAAAAGCGGTTGTGTGAATTCGATTTCCTGACTCCAGAAGAAGAACGACTTTCTCTTCGCTACGCTGTAAGCGAATGAGGTAAGTTCGATTGTCTATGTCATAAATTTGGTTGACACGCATCCCGATGAGCCTGAGTATTCAATGAAATCGAATGAACATTGTGATTAAAAAACTTGTAATCGGAATAAAACTAAAACAGAGATATAAcctcaaattattttcaattgaaattattttcatttcactgaAATTTACCCACCTTTGCAGCTCTGTGACAGAGCACACAAGATCGTACGTATTAAATCGAGTCTTCATATTTGTATTTACTCATAAATTTGACGTAtcgaaaatttcggaaatGTTTGGCACATTTCCGCACGTCTGTCAACAACGACGGGACGGCTATTGAGGGCTCTATTGCAAACCTACAATACATATGCATACCTCTGCCTGCATACGCGCAATACGTGAACACATCAGTAATCGTGAGGTGTACCTCAGGATTGGTAAAAGCTAAAATTTGACCCAACATCATgctaacaataaaattaagtagtgaaaattattataaaagtatttgttcttgaaaaataaattccttaGTTacagatattaaaaataaatatattttttcacacatttcgAAGCCACAAGTTCCAATTTACAGAAGTATTTTGTTCCATGGGTAAACACTGTATTTAATTGAAGAAATAGGAATAAACGAAAAACATTTAATATAGGAATAAAGAACGTAAAAGCAAACATGCCAAAAATTTATCTAGAGTCTTAGATTCAAGTAACATGATAGAGCTAGTTATCTAGTGAAATGAAGACTCCGgcatcaatttattatttttgtacacACCATTTATTTCGGTCTTTCACAGATAGAATATAAAATGACATATACAGTTATAAGTGTGCTTAACGGTAAGACTTTTGGTAGCGGGCACGAGCTCCCGGTCCACCAAACTTCTTCGGCTCACAGCGTCTCGGGTCCGCAACAAGCAGGGTTCTGTCGTATTGAATGAGCATGTCTTTGATCTCCTTTTTGCTCGCTTCGTCGACATCTATAACAGGAAGAATATATCATTTTACTAGAAAATAGTTGCAAGATTCTTCAAAAGAAAGgtgcaataattattacataaatcaaaaattgaaacaaagatTTTCTTGACAccgtgtaataaaattaatggtATTACacaatttatatatgtatacaaacaTATGCTGTCTTGGTCATTAATTAGACTAGCATCTTATAGAATGGAAAGAATACAATTCATAATAATCCATGATCAATACTTACACTTTTGGTAGTACGAAACTAAAGCTTTAGAAATCGCCTGACGAATGGCATAGATCTGGGCAACGTGTCCACCTCCATTAACCCTTACTCTAATGTCGACGGCTGAGAATTTCTcctaagaaaaaaagtataatttcTATGATCAATTTGTTAGTAGGTGTTTTGACAGTACAATGCATGAGTTAATGTTAGAAGTCTCAgattccttattttatttcatttagaAAATCATTTTCGGAATAAGTAAACATCACTGTTGTAAAATAGGTGCTAGAAACCAACACATTTGCCTTGATGAGGTTATTCTTGAGGTTAGGATTAGGCGGGTGAgtcgattgaataaaaaaaaaaacttcattgAAGTCGAAAATATAACGTTTAGGAAATGAAAGTGAGAAACGATGGAAAATAAACAGTTGTTCAAATAATACGAAACCTTACCTTGCCGAGAAGGAGAATTGGCTCCTGAAGTTTGTACTGGAGCACTCGCGGCTCGACCATTTCCAAGGGACGTCCATTGACTCTGAGGTTGCCACGACCGCGTTTGCAATAAGCAACAGCGGTTGCGCTTTTCTAAAGATAATAAATTGATGATTATGGATGGGTGGAAGGTGTTTAACGAGTTTCTCAACGTCAAAAAGCCGACTAACCAAACGCGGTCGCCATTTTTTCGAGCATGTGAGCCAgtgaaatatgtaaaatatcaTTCAGGCTTACCTTGCGGCCGAAGACCTGCACGGAATGAATGGGCTCTTTCTTTGTCTGTaaaagagaaatattttttattaaagcACGGTTACTGAacgttcgaattttttcaaaataaatattaactCGGTTCGGTGACGCCAAAGTACCTTCTGCATTTTGGAGGGTTCCTCGTGGAAAGGAAGTTGAGTGTGTATCTCGAATACCTCACCGTCAAAAGAGCACTACTCTAGTCAACAACATTATGGAatgaatgtaattttctcCATATTCTTGAAGCgtcgaaattattcaactttaaATTGGAGATATCTATTCATTCCAATATTTGAATTCAGAAATTAGTTTATCACTAGATCTTGTTTGCAATATTAACGGTGGGttcatttatcatttttatatccACCGACCTTCGTGTTGCTTCCGTGCTCATTCCGACTTCGGTGAACTCAATGCTTCCGCTTTAGGTTTATCGCGATTTGGATAGTAAAGAATTCAAGTCTATTAATTCAACTatacttacaaaaaaatactACCGTAATTATATTGTCACGGTGTGATATTGAGTATATATAATAACCTACGTAGCAATTCCCCGCCACTGTGTAGATAATTGTGAgtgtaaatattcaaaaattcaatgaatcggtgaaataaaaaaaaaaaaaatgacacttGTTGCACAGGTTTGTCAGCGAAGGAtggcaaaaatttatttgatatttatttatcacctAGCTTTGCACAATTTCGAAGGAAATTTATCGGAATGTTCTACGTGTTTGTCATTTACCACTCACCCGGCCACTTTATATGCATTATTTCTATGGCTTGCGGTGACTTCTTATATGTAAACAACCGAGTAACGATCGGGGTGTCATCTTGTCAATTGTTTGAATCTTGGAGTATTGCTTGTATATTATTGATGTTTGTTGTGTTCAAAATGGAAGAAACTTGCCAAGGAGACGCAAATATCGTGGTTTATCTTTGTGATTCGTTGCGTGGTGGGGTTATAACGTAGTTTATAATCGATCACGTCTGAAACACCAAGGtgtttagctaaaaaaatCCGTCGATTGCATTCTTTAAAGTGTAGCTTCAGTCAATTCTTGGAGCGTTAAATCATGATCGCATCAAATAATGATCGTGCGTGAAATCACTGTCATTTCAGCATACAGCAAGTGGATCCACGAGGGTACAATATTCGTTGATACAAATTATTGGGAGGTCCGTCAAATACCAGATGTATTCAGTGATTCTGTgtggaatataaaatttattcaacgataTTGAATGAATTCGTTTAAATTCGAGTGTGTTCGGGCAGTTGTTTCAATTATCTAGCGACAATTGTCAGTTAAATCTATTATACATAAACACGTCATGTTTCTCACTATTGAAAATCACATTCATTTCGTTTACGAGGAAAAGAACTGAATTAAATCTGGATTAATCCAGAAATCGATAATGACCGAGGCACGTGGTTTTGAAATTAGTGTTAATCAGTGGTTACCTCTGacttttccctttttctattattcaatTGCATTTTGCACCACCTGCAAGATAATACCGATACTGGTTCCAACCAATCGCACAAAAACCTCCAATTTTCGATCAGAGAAGCGGTCGCCGCTCTGCCTATCGACATGAGGCTAAACGTTACTTTAACGTTGCATGTTTCGGATCATCATTACTTCACACCCttaggattgtctgaaatttagcTAGTATATcgtaagagaaaaaacatgttcatattttgaaaagccaactcgttgaaagtcgttctaaaattgtacaatgTATTACTCCATGATGTTTCGTCACGTTGACGTCACTAACTTCAGTCTTGTCTATCCACTGCACACTCGTGACCGGCCAGTTCTCTTCCGAACGTCGACAAGTTTGAACGCGTGTGGTTCTCAACTTGATAGATTTTGCGCTGTGacttattgaataattattttaatattcacTTGATTAACCATAGCTTAACTCTTGTGatcttttcttatttatatgTCGGGAAGTGCAGTGACGAGTTTCTTGAATAAATCGGAAACAGGTATAATATACCGAATTATAATGACCATGTTTCGATCCAGTGTCGAATCCATTAGCCAAATCCAAATCGATTCCAAGGCTTATCAGAGAAGCAATCATATGACGCGAAGAACGGTCATAATAAACACATGAATATACCTATAAACCAACTACACAGAATTAGAAGTGCAATCGTCGATGATGATAGTATTCTATAACTTGCACAACATTCCAAAtaccataaaaattttaaatctattTACAATCCAAGTCAAATATAAGTTTTCGAATTACGAAATTATCAATGAGATCGTGAAACTACTTCTCAGATATCAGCATAACAAACAGCGAATTTGAAGCGAACCGTCGCACCCGGAATACGGTGAAGCATAGTGGGCCAACTGTCTGCAGGCGTTACACGCTGTCTAGGTAAGCTTTTTCGCTACAAGACATATTCATTTGATTACTTACTTGGCTTTATCCTTTGTTTATTGTACACGATGATCAGGTAAACTTTAAAACAACTCAATTACCAAAGCAGTTTCAAATTAACTGCTGGTGTGAAGACAATGAGGGTACCTACAAgtgtttcggaaatttttatatcacatCTCCGTCTTTGAGACGGataatgtaaattaaaaatctggATGATCTTCAATTCAATAATTCAATGTCTAAAATTAGCTCACCTAATTTTTGCTTCAAAATTTTACCTAGCTTTGCAAAGTTTACGAACCTCAATTGTTATACAAATGTAGAAATCCATTGAAGGATGCCGTTGATAAAGTTAACGGGGCCAAATTTAAGATAAAAAACTTCAAGATTCTTGACctttaaaatgattttgagTAATATGTGTTATACTTTGCTTAATTACGATTCACTGAATTTCAGATCATTCAACAACTGCAAAATAGCATTCTCTTCGTAATAATGTATTGTTAAATCCATGTTACGACTTTCATCCTCATGAATCCAATAAGTAACTTTAAAGTTTGACCGCGTCAATGCGCGTGGACTTAATACTCCGCAGATATAAGGAAATTTCTCCAGGTAGCTAGATTTCTTTTGTTCACGCAGACAGATTTCTTCATGtgcaatttgaaataataatttccaagTCGTACAAAAGCTTTCAACTATTGCGAACATTATAACGAACTGAGCTATAATTATCGTAACTTGGATAGGTAAACGATGGGTATATGAATAACGAAGGTAACGATCATAtagttatacatattttattgattACAATTAATATACGTACTAAATAATTCATCCTACGTGTAGATATTTAtcttcattattataattttaactaACAGTACAATGAATTATTGACTTAATTTATATGAAAAGACGGTTTAATATTTTTGCTACATAACACTCATTTTCCATCCAAGGATAGTTTGTTGAACCGATGACACGCACTTTAGAAGAGTCAAACTTAAACGAAACACCTAGAAATAAGAAACTCCGATGCTTGTAGCATGACTTAAAAACCTTGTATACCTCCCAATTACTATCGGAGTCTAATACCATTTGGGGTCTTTTGAGCAATTGGTGATTTAACCcgcggtattttttttcagatgtGCTTTACTCTTGTGTTTAACCAGATACTTCCCTCTGTTGCTATTAAGAATAATTGTTTATGATCAAACACGGCACAATTTTTCCCACCAAATTACATCTTACAGATCCCTTATGAAGTAAATTAGTAACATAGATATTCCACTGGATAacatacaaaatttcattcatacCCATTACTAGCATCCGTTAGCTACACTGACACATCGctcgtcaaaatttgaatccacttatttttctaccttttcaagtttcaccttTGCTTCAGACTTTTTAGCCGTTATTTCTTTCTCGTCTCCCTCTTTTTCATTAGCTTCCCTTTCCCGCTCTTTCTCCttgttgtgtaattttttttcggaattacGGAAACGGTCGTATCGCGAATCTTCGTCATCACTTGATTTCGTCCCAGGTTCAACTTCCTGCAAAATATCGCCCAAGTCTTTGTCAACGTCGTCCCAAATCTTGTCTGTGCTGTCCCCTTGGTATTCATCATCGTCGTCCTCTTCACCTGCCACATCTTTGTCAGCAACTTTAGCAGTTTTCTCCATCTCAGCAGATCCTTTATGATCAGGTTTAGCGCCGTCGGTATTTATAGCATTATTCGGAGATACGGCATTTATACCGGTAGCCGAAGGTGCCGTAGCATTATTTGCAGTTTCACTTTTAACACCTTCAGTAGATGTCGACGTGTTCGAAGTTAAACTCACATTGACAGAAGAGGAAGTTTGTAGATGAATCCGTTCCGCCTGACGTCGTAATGCTTTGTCGTCATTATCACGAACGTACCTGAACATAATTACGCACATTTATATAAAGATATTGGCAAGTTTTTCTGCATGGAATTGTATACCTACAATGCAACATACACGAGTACAAAGTGAATTTCAATCGCTGTAACCTATCACAAACTACGCTCTATAATTTTCAGTATGATTTCGATAATACTTCTTGAGATTTGCATATAAATTAGAAGTCAATTCAAACGCTCTTGAAGAATTGATCACCATATGCTTATCTTTCATGCTGCAATTAAATAGTTtcacttttttaaaattataaatatcaaCAAAACTCCATCAATAATCACTTGACAGTGTTTGACAAGCTGAGGTGgacttttaatttttgaaataagaataaaataaactatgTTTACGCAGCTGTAGTTATTTATGCATTGATTATTAAATCGTTTATGTTTTAAAGAAATACTGAAACTTTTTCCCCTCCATTTTGCGTTATAATCAAATAGTCATTATTCAGGCACAAGcctaattgattttatttgttCAACAACATTTTTAACAACTCACCCTCTCATCTGGTTGTAGTTGAAATAAATCTATAGCAACTTGTGCAgatgtataattaaatatgaatataatatgtatgaatctatgtatttatacgtataggAAAGTGGTAATTAAATCTTTGAGGTGTACCGCTTTAAGTGACTTCGCGTGGAGCAATGAAGCGCAACAGCTTGCTCTCCGTTGTCGCTTCGTGGCAAGTAAACTTTGCATAATTCACAAAATTGCACTTCGACTCGCTTTATGTATTCGGCTCCAACTTTAATCATCTGCTTGTTCTTGGGTTTCTTTTCACCATCTCCAACTGCTTCACCCtctggtttttcttttttctttttttccgcaGCATCTTCGTTTTCTTCAGCTGTTTCAAATGTATATTAATAGAAAACCAAATCTTCGATCGAAGTTAGCTATGTATTTGATCATATAATCGCAACTCACCATCTACGTCTCCAACTGAATCTAATGTCATGAAGTTGTCCAAGTTGACTTCCTTATCGTCGTCATCAGGACCACTGGACTCTCCTTCTCCCTCGGCAGCATCCACACCTCCATTACCAATTCTTTCATCTAGTACACTCTTTCTCTGAAATTGATAACACACACTGTCGTGAATTAGGATTTATCACTCCATTTAACGAAACGGAGTTTTATCGATTTACTCAGATATt
This is a stretch of genomic DNA from Neodiprion fabricii isolate iyNeoFabr1 chromosome 2, iyNeoFabr1.1, whole genome shotgun sequence. It encodes these proteins:
- the LOC124175462 gene encoding nuclear export mediator factor NEMF homolog isoform X1, whose protein sequence is MKTRFNTYDLVCSVTELQRLIGMRVNQIYDIDNRTYLIRLQRSEEKVVLLLESGNRIHTTAFEWPKNVAPSGFSMKMRKHLKNKRLESLKQLGVDRIVDMQFGTGEAGYHVILELYDRGNIVLTDNEMNILNILRPHTEGEKVRFAVKEKYPSDRARLTTMPPMEQIHECVLSGKTGEPLKKILNPHLEFGPAIIDHVLLQTGFPVSCKIGKNFDVATDFPKLVLALEAADKIFTEAIKSISKGYITQKKEARPSQDGKEDYIFANVEFHPMLFEQHKNLPFKEFESFDRAVDEFFSGLEGQKLDLKALQQEREAMKKLDNVRKDHDQRLVSLEKTQEMDKQKAELITRNQVLVDNAILAIQSALANQMAWPDIETLLKEAQARGDPVAAAIKHLKLESNHISLLLSDPYENSDQSDDDEPELKPMIIDVDLAHSAFGNARRYYDQKRSAAKKQQKTIESQGKALKSAEKKTKQALKEVQTIHSINKARKVYWFEKFYWFISSENYLIIGGRDQQQNELIVKRYLRQGDVYVHADLTGASSIVVKNSGTGPIPPKTLAEAGTMAVSYSVAWEAKVVAGAWWVNSDQVSKTAPTGEYLTTGSFMIRGKKNYLPPCQLVMGLGFLFRLEESSIERHKDERKVRTLEEDITSETNALSDHEIELESDSNDEEEDTATQKTQLLPIAEGESDVTEKLNDADKSRSDKQSDIIEKDSGSDSDEGPHFPNTQIKINLPGKTLKPHLNTTRDTKPQNKLTEEENVIYLGDGKPVVLTNKQEKDGSKLDQEKKLPEKQDNKNEKESKQKDRELPKRGQKGKLKKIKEKYKDQDEEDRRRLMEALKPAGAAKEDKRKNKNKDPSGPKQQGKKKGTAYMPKVSTVNPYNEEDGEEDVGPAPEIDMLDQLTGKPIAEDELLFAVPIVAPYNTLINYKYKVKLTPGTGKRGKAAKTAVAMFLRDRGTTPREKDLLKAVKDEVMARNLPGKVKISAPQMQKLKK
- the LOC124175462 gene encoding nuclear export mediator factor NEMF homolog isoform X2, translating into MKTRFNTYDLVCSVTELQRLIGMRVNQIYDIDNRTYLIRLQRSEEKVVLLLESGNRIHTTAFEWPKNVAPSGFSMKMRKHLKNKRLESLKQLGVDRIVDMQFGTGEAGYHVILELYDRGNIVLTDNEMNILNILRPHTEGEKVRFAVKEKYPSDRARLTTMPPMEQIHECVLSGKTGEPLKKILNPHLEFGPAIIDHVLLQTGFPVSCKIGKNFDVATDFPKLVLALEAADKIFTEAIKSISKGYITQKKEARPSQDGKEDYIFANVEFHPMLFEQHKNLPFKEFESFDRAVDEFFSGLEGQKLDLKALQQEREAMKKLDNVRKDHDQRLVSLEKTQEMDKQKAELITRNQVLVDNAILAIQSALANQMAWPDIETLLKEAQARGDPVAAAIKHLKLESNHISLLLSDPYENSDQSDDDEPELKPMIIDVDLAHSAFGNARRYYDQKRSAAKKQQKTIESQGKALKSAEKKTKQALKEVQTIHSINKARKVYWFEKFYWFISSENYLIIGGRDQQQNELIVKRYLRQGDVYVHADLTGASSIVVKNSGTGPIPPKTLAEAGTMAVSYSVAWEAKVVAGAWWVNSDQVSKTAPTGEYLTTGSFMIRGKKNYLPPCQLVMGLGFLFRLEESSIERHKDERKVRTLEEDITSETNALSDHEIELESDSNDEEGESDVTEKLNDADKSRSDKQSDIIEKDSGSDSDEGPHFPNTQIKINLPGKTLKPHLNTTRDTKPQNKLTEEENVIYLGDGKPVVLTNKQEKDGSKLDQEKKLPEKQDNKNEKESKQKDRELPKRGQKGKLKKIKEKYKDQDEEDRRRLMEALKPAGAAKEDKRKNKNKDPSGPKQQGKKKGTAYMPKVSTVNPYNEEDGEEDVGPAPEIDMLDQLTGKPIAEDELLFAVPIVAPYNTLINYKYKVKLTPGTGKRGKAAKTAVAMFLRDRGTTPREKDLLKAVKDEVMARNLPGKVKISAPQMQKLKK
- the LOC124175474 gene encoding 40S ribosomal protein S16, producing MQKTKKEPIHSVQVFGRKKSATAVAYCKRGRGNLRVNGRPLEMVEPRVLQYKLQEPILLLGKEKFSAVDIRVRVNGGGHVAQIYAIRQAISKALVSYYQKYVDEASKKEIKDMLIQYDRTLLVADPRRCEPKKFGGPGARARYQKSYR